A stretch of Kaistella flava (ex Peng et al. 2021) DNA encodes these proteins:
- a CDS encoding hybrid sensor histidine kinase/response regulator, translating to MILIVDDSPENIISLQKVLEKNDFEVDTALSGEEALKKILKKSYVLIILDVQMPGMDGFEVAEAISGYSKAKETAIIFLSAATANVKLITRGYSSGGLDYISKPVDMNILLLKVKTFYRIYEQSRALNEMQQSLREEIEFRKEAERKKDEFISIASHELKTPMTSIKGYIQLLERSLDKDDKETIRKRLHKVQNQIEKLNILIADLLDISKIESGKLKFNKKYFSFNNLLEHIIEIMQQSNPHVKILKKGNFEAQIYGDEMRLEQVIINFITNAIKYGPDGEEIHITTEMRGDEIYFSVRDFGIGMSEEHQKKIFEKFYRIEETSERFQGLGIGLYICQEIIERHHGKIGANSVPSEGSEFYFQIPAHPKKEA from the coding sequence ATGATTTTAATTGTCGATGATTCTCCGGAAAATATAATTTCCTTACAAAAAGTGCTTGAGAAAAATGATTTTGAGGTTGACACCGCATTATCTGGGGAAGAGGCTTTGAAAAAAATTCTTAAAAAGTCTTATGTTCTCATTATTCTTGATGTTCAGATGCCTGGCATGGATGGTTTCGAAGTCGCAGAAGCCATTTCGGGTTACAGTAAAGCCAAAGAAACGGCCATCATATTTCTTTCTGCCGCCACAGCCAATGTAAAACTGATCACGCGCGGTTATTCATCCGGAGGTTTAGATTACATCAGTAAGCCGGTTGATATGAATATTCTTCTTTTAAAAGTAAAAACATTTTACCGTATTTACGAACAAAGCCGCGCACTGAACGAGATGCAGCAAAGTTTGCGGGAAGAAATAGAATTCCGGAAAGAAGCGGAACGGAAAAAAGATGAATTTATCAGTATTGCCAGCCATGAACTGAAAACGCCGATGACCAGCATTAAAGGTTATATTCAGTTATTGGAACGAAGCCTCGATAAAGATGATAAAGAAACAATTAGAAAACGTCTGCACAAAGTACAGAATCAAATTGAAAAATTAAATATTCTTATTGCCGACCTTCTCGATATTTCAAAGATTGAAAGCGGAAAACTAAAGTTTAACAAAAAATATTTTTCTTTCAATAATCTATTGGAGCATATTATAGAAATTATGCAGCAATCAAATCCACATGTGAAAATTTTAAAGAAAGGTAATTTTGAGGCTCAAATTTATGGTGACGAAATGCGTCTCGAGCAAGTCATCATTAACTTTATAACCAACGCCATAAAATATGGACCCGATGGCGAGGAAATACATATTACGACAGAAATGCGTGGCGATGAAATTTATTTTTCTGTCAGAGATTTCGGTATTGGGATGTCTGAGGAACATCAGAAAAAAATCTTCGAGAAATTTTACCGTATTGAGGAAACTTCTGAACGTTTCCAAGGTCTTGGCATAGGATTATATATATGTCAGGAAATTATTGAACGTCATCATGGAAAAATAGGAGCTAACAGCGTTCCTTCTGAAGGATCAGAATTCTATTTCCAAATACCTGCACATCCTAAAAAGGAAGCATAA
- a CDS encoding serine hydrolase — protein sequence MKTKFSLLLILISFFAFSQMEEKKLDELIQNTLKTFDVPGMSIGIVKDGKVVYSKGFGVRSLTNNQKMTDETLVGIASNSKGFTATALAMLADEGKLKFDDKVSQYIPEFKMHEAYPSQEVTIKDLITHRAGLGLGQGDLMFFPEGGPLTVNDIIHNVRYLKPDHSFRTTLEYNNIMFIVAGEVIHRVSGLSWAEFIEQRILKPVGMTSSYGSYNRAKAANVPNIIDAHAPVDGKVVAVPHDWNETGNAAGGIMSNIKDMNTWAEFLMNGFTTKDGKKLVTDKQIQQLWNLQISTPVALKNPYDSNFGGYGLGWFLTDVKGHKQVYHTGGLIGTVTQFTLIPDMKLGIVVLTNQQSGAAFSAITNTIKDSYLGVADRSWLKTYGDRMAKVDADYAKEKKEIFAKSDAFKKEKKSQIKGEQITGTYTDPWFGDVVVSKEGNSFRVFCKNSPRLKGELLPYSPNVMIAKWDDRSYDADAFVNFNLDENGKAEGMKLKPISDVTDFSFDFGDLDLQRKN from the coding sequence ATGAAAACAAAATTCTCACTTCTTTTAATTCTTATTTCCTTCTTTGCTTTTTCGCAGATGGAAGAAAAGAAACTCGACGAACTTATTCAAAATACTTTAAAAACTTTCGACGTTCCGGGAATGTCCATTGGAATTGTGAAAGATGGGAAAGTAGTTTATTCAAAAGGATTTGGAGTAAGATCTCTCACGAACAATCAAAAAATGACCGATGAAACTTTAGTTGGAATCGCTTCTAACTCGAAAGGTTTTACGGCGACCGCTTTAGCAATGTTAGCAGATGAAGGGAAACTGAAATTCGACGATAAAGTGTCTCAGTATATTCCTGAATTTAAAATGCATGAGGCGTACCCTTCTCAGGAAGTGACCATCAAAGATTTAATTACACACCGTGCAGGTCTTGGTTTAGGACAGGGTGATTTAATGTTTTTCCCAGAAGGAGGGCCTTTAACGGTTAATGATATTATTCACAATGTAAGATATTTAAAACCAGATCATTCATTCCGTACGACTTTGGAATATAACAATATTATGTTCATCGTTGCCGGAGAAGTTATTCATAGAGTTTCTGGACTTTCTTGGGCGGAATTTATCGAACAAAGAATTTTGAAACCAGTTGGCATGACTTCAAGTTACGGAAGTTACAACCGAGCAAAAGCTGCCAATGTTCCGAATATCATCGATGCTCACGCGCCAGTGGATGGGAAAGTAGTTGCAGTTCCTCATGACTGGAATGAAACGGGAAATGCGGCAGGTGGAATTATGAGTAATATCAAGGACATGAATACTTGGGCAGAGTTTTTAATGAATGGTTTTACAACCAAGGACGGAAAGAAACTTGTAACCGACAAACAGATTCAGCAATTGTGGAATCTACAGATTTCTACACCAGTTGCTTTAAAAAATCCGTACGATTCTAATTTTGGAGGTTATGGATTAGGTTGGTTTTTAACTGATGTTAAAGGACATAAACAAGTGTATCACACTGGTGGTTTAATCGGAACGGTTACTCAATTTACTTTAATTCCAGATATGAAATTAGGAATTGTAGTGCTTACCAATCAACAAAGTGGAGCGGCATTCAGCGCCATTACCAATACTATTAAAGATTCTTACTTAGGAGTTGCTGACAGAAGCTGGCTGAAAACTTACGGTGACAGAATGGCTAAAGTGGATGCAGATTATGCCAAAGAAAAGAAAGAAATCTTCGCGAAATCTGATGCCTTTAAAAAAGAGAAAAAGAGCCAGATCAAAGGTGAGCAGATTACAGGAACCTATACCGACCCGTGGTTTGGAGATGTTGTTGTTTCCAAAGAAGGAAACAGTTTCCGTGTTTTCTGTAAAAATTCTCCAAGATTAAAAGGGGAGTTGTTGCCTTATTCTCCAAATGTAATGATTGCAAAATGGGATGACAGAAGCTATGATGCAGATGCTTTCGTTAATTTCAATTTAGATGAAAATGGAAAAGCAGAAGGAATGAAACTGAAACCGATTTCTGACGTTACCGATTTCAGTTTTGATTTTGGAGATCTGGATTTGCAGAGAAAGAATTAA
- a CDS encoding SixA phosphatase family protein — translation MKTLILVRHAKSDWPENTDDFDRPLAEKGFHDAEKMSHFLKTQNIEIEKFFSSPALRALTTCEIFNKEYNIEIEKLQKLYNASDTNFENITLGLDDHLNNVAMFSHNNGISNFANSMAEDMFIFPTCGVAGFEIDCDSWSDFHNARKKMIFYYDPKNI, via the coding sequence ATGAAAACATTAATTCTCGTAAGACACGCTAAAAGTGATTGGCCGGAAAACACCGATGATTTCGACAGACCTCTCGCGGAAAAAGGATTTCACGATGCTGAAAAAATGTCCCATTTTTTGAAAACTCAAAATATCGAAATTGAAAAATTCTTTTCCAGTCCTGCTTTACGAGCATTAACAACTTGTGAAATTTTTAATAAAGAATATAACATCGAAATTGAGAAGCTTCAGAAATTGTACAACGCTTCCGACACTAATTTCGAAAACATCACTCTTGGCTTAGATGACCATTTAAATAACGTAGCCATGTTTTCTCACAACAATGGAATATCTAATTTTGCAAACAGCATGGCCGAAGATATGTTTATCTTCCCAACTTGTGGCGTTGCCGGTTTTGAAATTGATTGCGATTCCTGGTCAGATTTTCATAATGCGAGGAAAAAAATGATTTTCTATTATGATCCGAAGAATATTTAA
- a CDS encoding zinc-dependent alcohol dehydrogenase family protein — protein sequence MKALVFKGPGQKDLVDCPMPVIKESTDVIVKMVKSTICGTDLHILKGDVPAVIPGRILGHEGIGIVEEIGNGVTNFKKGDKVLISCITSCGKCDNCKKQLYAHCSDGGWILGHLIDGTQAEYVRIPHGDNSLYHLKEDIDEEGAVMLSDILPTGFEIGVLNGKVNPGDTVAIVGAGPIGFAALLTAQFFSPSKIIMVDVDQERLELSRSFGATDLVNSGAENAVEAIKKIAGKYGVDVAIEAVGIPATFDICQKILKPGAHLANVGVHGKSVDLHIEELWTRNVTITMGLVCTSTTPMLLKNVESKKLQPEKLVTHRFDFSDMIHAYAVFGNAAKEKALKVIINFN from the coding sequence ATGAAAGCGTTAGTATTTAAAGGACCCGGACAAAAAGACTTAGTCGATTGTCCGATGCCGGTGATTAAAGAATCGACCGACGTGATTGTTAAAATGGTGAAATCTACCATTTGTGGAACCGACCTTCATATTTTAAAAGGCGATGTTCCAGCGGTAATTCCGGGAAGAATCCTGGGACATGAAGGAATTGGAATCGTGGAAGAAATAGGAAACGGCGTTACCAATTTTAAAAAAGGCGATAAAGTTTTGATTTCCTGTATCACCTCTTGCGGAAAATGCGACAATTGTAAAAAACAACTCTACGCACACTGTTCCGATGGCGGTTGGATTTTAGGACATTTAATCGATGGAACTCAGGCTGAATATGTTAGAATTCCGCACGGTGACAATTCCCTTTATCATTTAAAAGAAGATATCGATGAAGAAGGAGCGGTAATGTTAAGTGACATTTTACCGACTGGTTTCGAAATCGGCGTTCTTAATGGAAAAGTAAATCCTGGTGATACTGTTGCTATTGTTGGAGCAGGACCAATAGGATTTGCAGCACTTCTTACCGCACAGTTTTTCTCGCCTTCAAAAATTATTATGGTCGATGTAGACCAGGAAAGACTGGAACTGTCCAGAAGTTTTGGCGCAACTGATCTAGTTAACAGTGGCGCTGAAAATGCAGTCGAAGCCATTAAAAAAATCGCTGGGAAATACGGAGTTGATGTTGCTATAGAAGCAGTCGGAATTCCTGCCACGTTTGATATCTGTCAGAAAATTCTAAAACCCGGCGCTCATCTGGCAAACGTTGGCGTACATGGAAAATCTGTAGACCTTCATATTGAAGAACTTTGGACCAGAAACGTAACGATTACGATGGGTTTGGTTTGTACAAGTACGACACCGATGCTGTTGAAAAATGTAGAAAGTAAAAAACTTCAGCCAGAGAAACTCGTAACGCACCGTTTCGATTTCTCTGATATGATTCATGCCTACGCAGTTTTCGGTAATGCCGCCAAAGAGAAAGCACTGAAAGTAATCATTAATTTCAACTAA
- the ruvX gene encoding Holliday junction resolvase RuvX gives MAQILAIDYGRARCGIAVTDDMQIIASGLDTVATKDVFLFLKKYFSENQVEQIVVGLPTDLKGNLNEVEVHILKFIEKFKSEFPAIGVDRFDERFTSKMASFFISQSGKSKKKREEKGLIDKVSATIILQNYLEQKQK, from the coding sequence ATGGCACAAATATTAGCAATTGATTATGGAAGAGCCCGGTGCGGTATTGCGGTCACCGATGACATGCAAATCATTGCGAGTGGTTTGGATACGGTAGCCACAAAAGATGTTTTTTTATTTTTAAAAAAGTATTTTAGTGAAAACCAGGTAGAGCAAATCGTAGTAGGACTTCCCACGGATTTAAAAGGAAATTTAAATGAAGTAGAAGTTCATATTTTGAAGTTTATAGAGAAATTTAAATCAGAATTTCCTGCCATTGGAGTCGATCGTTTTGATGAACGGTTTACCTCAAAAATGGCTTCTTTTTTTATCTCCCAAAGTGGGAAGAGCAAGAAGAAGCGCGAAGAAAAAGGATTGATTGATAAAGTGAGTGCAACCATTATATTGCAAAATTATTTAGAACAGAAACAGAAATGA